One Acidobacteriota bacterium genomic window, ATTTTGCGACGGAAGATAGAGGTTGGAGATCCCGCCCGCGGCAAGGTGCCCGAGGAAGGCAGAGTAATCGGGTTCCCAGTGTCCATTGTCGCCCTTGCATATCACCGAGCGGCTGATCGCATAGAGAATTCTCGATCGAACGCTGCCGGTTCCCTTGTAGTAATAACGCGGGTCTTGTTTCAGGACTGAGGGCAGCAGCGCGTCTCCGATGAACGTGCCGATCGAAAGGGTGGCGTAAGCTGCGCCAAATCGCCTGGCGTAACCCTGCGCCCCCTGCCCATATCCGCTGTACATGCCGGTTGCCTGCTCGCCTCCCGCAAACGCCGCCGTCAGCCCAAGAGAAAACGGGTTGAAAACTGCCTTCCAGGTTAGTTGGAACTTTTGCCTGGGCGTGAGCGGGGCAGTGTGGGGGTAATACGTGACGTAGTAATTGGGGACGAAGCCAAGCACAAGTTGTTTTTCCTCTTCCTGCAGTTGATACTGGGCGACCTCGCCCTGAGAAGGCGTCACGTTGATTGAAGTTACGAGGGGTGCGAGCGCCAGCACGATTCGCGGTACCGTGTGCGTTTCACCTGGACTCACAACCACTGAGACGGACTGCTCCTGAAACCCTTCGGCGGCAATGGTGAGCTGGTATGTCCCGGGAGCAATCTCCGGAAAAGAGAACTGCCCGTTGTCGGCTGTCCAGGCCCGAAACAGGGACTGGCCGTTGCGCGCCAGGGTTATTTGGGCTTCGTCGACCGGACCTCCATTTGGGTCGGCCACACTGCCGCTGATGCTGCTTGCTGGTTGCTGGCTGGATGCCACGCCGGCGGTTGGCGCCGTTGCGCCCAATTGGTCAGGCGTGGCGGTTGCTGCGCCCGAGCTGGGCGCGGGCTGTGCGGTTTGTGCCTGGACAGCAGGTACACAGATGAGGAAACCCGCGCCTGGCCAGATGAATATGACCACTGCCGCAATCGTGCTCCGCACGCGTCCCGAAAGAAATTTACGAAAAAACCCTCTGCTACTGGAATCCATTCGAGCCCTCGATGCCCCATTCCGATTTCCCCACTAGTGTCTGATGCAGAGTTCCAACAAAAAGAACGTATGG contains:
- a CDS encoding carboxypeptidase regulatory-like domain-containing protein — encoded protein: MDSSSRGFFRKFLSGRVRSTIAAVVIFIWPGAGFLICVPAVQAQTAQPAPSSGAATATPDQLGATAPTAGVASSQQPASSISGSVADPNGGPVDEAQITLARNGQSLFRAWTADNGQFSFPEIAPGTYQLTIAAEGFQEQSVSVVVSPGETHTVPRIVLALAPLVTSINVTPSQGEVAQYQLQEEEKQLVLGFVPNYYVTYYPHTAPLTPRQKFQLTWKAVFNPFSLGLTAAFAGGEQATGMYSGYGQGAQGYARRFGAAYATLSIGTFIGDALLPSVLKQDPRYYYKGTGSVRSRILYAISRSVICKGDNGHWEPDYSAFLGHLAAGGISNLYLPSQNRNGWAVTLENGLIGIGFGAATNLLQEFLVPRLTPSLAHRQFSSP